The following are from one region of the Rhizobacter sp. AJA081-3 genome:
- a CDS encoding response regulator transcription factor, with amino-acid sequence MSYRILVAEDHPLLRHGLRALLATHPDYSVVDEAVDGREAVVKTLQLQPDLVLMDLTLPGTSGIDATAQIRRRLPQQKVLALSEYDSEIHASEAMRAGCAGFLRKDCPAEEMLLAVKTVLAGRRFLGQDLASLLLDGMLHPQKSRDTNPWDTLSSRERTIFKLIAEGGTNRSAAAYLNLSAKTVEKHRANLMRKLRLNSAVELALLAVELGLVQRPQMPSRSAMALESGVPG; translated from the coding sequence ATGAGCTACCGCATCCTCGTTGCCGAAGACCACCCGCTGCTGCGCCACGGCCTGCGGGCGCTGCTTGCCACCCATCCCGACTACAGCGTCGTCGACGAAGCCGTCGACGGGCGCGAGGCGGTGGTCAAGACCCTCCAGCTGCAGCCCGACCTGGTGCTGATGGACCTCACGCTGCCCGGCACCAGCGGCATCGATGCCACCGCGCAGATCCGTCGCCGGCTGCCGCAGCAGAAGGTGCTGGCGCTGAGCGAGTACGACTCCGAGATCCACGCCAGCGAGGCGATGCGCGCCGGCTGCGCCGGCTTCCTGCGCAAGGATTGCCCCGCCGAGGAGATGCTGCTGGCGGTGAAGACGGTGCTCGCGGGCCGGCGCTTCCTCGGCCAGGACCTGGCCAGCCTGCTGCTCGACGGCATGCTGCACCCGCAGAAGTCGCGCGACACGAACCCCTGGGACACGCTGTCCAGCCGCGAGCGCACGATCTTCAAGCTGATCGCCGAGGGCGGCACGAACCGCTCCGCCGCCGCCTACCTGAACCTGAGCGCCAAGACGGTGGAGAAACATCGCGCCAACCTGATGCGCAAGCTGCGCCTGAACTCGGCGGTGGAGCTGGCGTTGCTGGCGGTCGAGCTCGGCCTGGTACAGCGTCCGCAGATGCCGTCGCGCTCGGCGATGGCCTTGGAGTCGGGCGTGCCCGGCTGA
- a CDS encoding type II secretion system protein, translating into MARIHAHRGFTLIELVVTLALLGVLAMLAAPLTETAVQRSREQALRASLREIRDAIDSYHAAVLQGRIVRNLGESGYPPSLAVLVTGVADAQDPKGGRLYFLRRLPRDPFFADARADAASTWGLRSYVSPPDDPRDGDDVYDVYSTATGIALDGTPYREW; encoded by the coding sequence ATGGCACGAATCCACGCGCACCGCGGCTTCACGCTCATCGAGCTGGTGGTCACGCTCGCCCTGCTCGGCGTGCTGGCCATGCTGGCCGCACCGTTGACCGAGACGGCCGTGCAGCGCAGCCGCGAGCAGGCGCTGCGCGCCTCGCTGCGCGAGATCCGCGATGCGATCGACAGCTACCACGCGGCCGTGCTGCAGGGTCGCATCGTGCGCAACCTGGGCGAGTCGGGCTACCCGCCCTCGCTGGCGGTGCTTGTGACCGGTGTGGCCGATGCGCAGGACCCGAAAGGCGGCCGCCTCTACTTCCTGCGGCGCCTGCCGCGCGACCCGTTCTTCGCCGACGCGCGTGCCGATGCGGCTTCCACCTGGGGCCTGCGCAGCTACGTCAGCCCACCCGACGACCCGCGCGACGGCGACGACGTCTACGACGTCTACTCCACCGCCACCGGCATCGCGCTGGACGGCACGCCCTACCGCGAATGGTGA
- a CDS encoding secretin N-terminal domain-containing protein — translation MARRLVALAAALLLAGCAAQSMHSDGLQQLHEGKVAQGLQNLRKASEMDPGNARYRIDFLTQRELATQAVLRRADDARTAGRVDEAIQRYREALQLDEGSERAQRGLMQLDDQRKGEAAIQQAERMLKAGQTDPARDVLRRAQKDLPGNAAVAAQLKALDERLEGERAGRERAQLAQSAFRKPVTLQFRDANLKMVFEALSRTANVNIILDRDVKSDLKTTIYVKDASVEDTIDLILLQNQLEKRVLNQNTLFVYPAVAAKQKEYNELKVRSFQLSNIDAAHVANIIKSLLKTKDIVTDARTNTLVMRDTADAIAVAEKLVAANDVPDPEVMLEVQVLEVSVDRMSNLGIKWPDAFSVATPANARTIGDLKALTRNDLVTSQLGVALNLMLQDTETNILASPRIRTRNKEKARILVGDKVPVITNLITPQQAGQSSVITGSIQYIDVGIKLEVEPQVYADGDVGIKINLEVSNIAKTITTDSGQAYQIGTRSAQTSLRLKDGETQVLAGLINDQDRSTASKVPGLGQVPVAGRLFSSNNGNATKSEIVLSITPHIIRPQTLPEARNGDVWSGTENIVREKPLRLDPIGAARGGNAADMPALAPSNGAAGSAAAAAQPATGPKAGGAGGSTILNASRAPMELSTPPAGGAAPAGAGGATAAGQGTGTVTAATTGAGTGVGSGLPLVGGTGSSPPPGTNQRRPAPASVQPGRAMAPSSPSAPAGTAPPPPPPVAPDEG, via the coding sequence ATGGCGCGACGCCTCGTCGCCCTGGCCGCAGCCCTGCTGCTGGCCGGCTGCGCCGCCCAGTCGATGCACTCCGATGGCCTGCAGCAGCTCCACGAAGGCAAGGTCGCGCAGGGCCTGCAGAACCTGCGCAAGGCCAGCGAGATGGACCCGGGCAATGCCCGCTACCGGATCGACTTCCTGACCCAGCGCGAGTTGGCCACGCAGGCCGTGCTGCGCCGTGCCGACGATGCCCGCACCGCGGGCCGGGTCGACGAGGCCATCCAGCGCTACCGGGAAGCACTGCAGCTCGACGAAGGCAGCGAGCGCGCCCAGCGCGGCCTGATGCAACTCGACGATCAGCGCAAGGGCGAGGCGGCGATCCAGCAGGCCGAGCGCATGCTCAAGGCCGGCCAGACCGACCCGGCGCGCGACGTGCTGCGCCGGGCGCAGAAGGACCTGCCCGGCAACGCCGCCGTGGCCGCGCAGCTCAAGGCGCTGGACGAGCGCCTCGAGGGCGAACGCGCCGGGCGCGAACGCGCGCAACTCGCGCAGAGCGCCTTCCGCAAGCCGGTGACGCTGCAGTTCCGCGACGCCAACCTGAAGATGGTGTTCGAAGCGCTGTCGCGCACGGCGAACGTGAACATCATCCTCGACCGCGACGTGAAGAGCGACCTGAAGACCACGATCTACGTGAAGGACGCGTCGGTGGAGGACACCATCGACCTGATCCTGCTGCAGAACCAGCTCGAGAAGCGCGTGCTCAACCAGAACACGTTGTTCGTCTACCCCGCGGTGGCGGCCAAGCAGAAGGAATACAACGAGCTGAAGGTGCGCAGTTTCCAGCTCAGCAACATCGACGCGGCGCACGTGGCCAACATCATCAAGTCGCTGCTCAAGACCAAGGACATCGTCACCGACGCGCGCACCAACACGCTGGTGATGCGCGACACCGCCGACGCGATCGCGGTGGCCGAGAAGCTCGTCGCGGCCAACGACGTGCCCGACCCCGAGGTGATGCTCGAGGTGCAGGTGCTCGAGGTGTCTGTCGACCGCATGTCCAACCTGGGCATCAAGTGGCCCGACGCGTTCAGCGTGGCCACGCCGGCCAATGCCCGGACCATCGGCGACCTGAAGGCGCTCACGCGCAACGACCTCGTCACCTCGCAGCTCGGCGTGGCGCTGAACCTGATGCTGCAGGACACCGAGACCAACATCCTGGCCAGCCCGCGCATCCGCACGCGCAACAAGGAGAAGGCGCGCATCCTGGTGGGCGACAAGGTGCCGGTGATCACCAACCTGATCACGCCGCAGCAGGCCGGGCAGTCCTCGGTGATCACCGGCTCGATCCAGTACATCGACGTCGGCATCAAGCTGGAGGTCGAGCCGCAGGTCTACGCCGACGGCGACGTGGGCATCAAGATCAACCTCGAGGTGAGCAACATCGCCAAGACGATCACCACCGACTCGGGCCAGGCCTACCAGATCGGCACGCGCAGCGCGCAGACCTCGCTGCGCCTGAAGGACGGCGAGACCCAGGTGCTCGCCGGCCTGATCAACGACCAGGACCGCAGCACCGCGAGCAAGGTGCCGGGCCTGGGCCAGGTGCCGGTGGCCGGGCGGCTGTTCTCGTCGAACAACGGCAACGCGACGAAGAGCGAGATCGTGCTGTCGATCACGCCACACATCATCCGGCCGCAGACACTGCCCGAGGCACGCAACGGCGACGTCTGGTCGGGCACCGAGAACATCGTGCGCGAGAAGCCGCTGCGCCTTGACCCGATCGGCGCGGCGCGCGGCGGCAACGCAGCCGACATGCCGGCGCTGGCGCCCTCCAACGGCGCCGCCGGTAGCGCGGCCGCGGCCGCTCAGCCGGCCACCGGCCCGAAGGCCGGCGGGGCCGGCGGCAGCACCATCCTCAACGCCAGCCGCGCCCCGATGGAGTTGTCGACTCCGCCGGCGGGCGGCGCCGCGCCAGCGGGTGCGGGAGGCGCCACCGCAGCAGGCCAGGGCACCGGCACGGTGACGGCCGCCACGACGGGCGCAGGCACCGGCGTCGGCAGCGGCCTGCCCCTGGTTGGCGGCACCGGCAGCTCGCCGCCACCGGGCACCAACCAGCGACGCCCCGCACCTGCTTCCGTCCAGCCGGGCCGCGCAATGGCGCCTTCTTCGCCCAGCGCCCCCGCCGGCACCGCACCCCCGCCGCCGCCGCCGGTGGCACCGGACGAAGGCTGA
- a CDS encoding type II secretion system protein, translating to MNRVRTSRGVVLMGLVVLLALGGLAAVQFAESAVTARQRERETQLLWVGQQFRAALESYHRATPGPVKHLPVSLDELVRDSRFPNPVRHLRRIYADPMQPELPWGIVRRGNQIVGVYSQADGEPLRRTAFAPGLEAFEGATQYASWRFMFVPRANATPAPPVPPRASPSTVTSSAATP from the coding sequence ATGAATCGCGTGCGAACCTCGCGCGGCGTGGTGCTGATGGGCCTGGTGGTGCTGCTGGCGCTGGGCGGGCTGGCCGCGGTGCAGTTCGCCGAGTCGGCCGTCACCGCTCGCCAGCGCGAACGCGAGACGCAGTTGCTGTGGGTGGGCCAGCAGTTCCGCGCCGCGCTGGAGTCGTACCACCGCGCCACGCCCGGCCCGGTGAAGCACCTGCCAGTGTCGCTGGACGAACTGGTGCGCGACTCACGCTTCCCGAACCCGGTGCGCCACCTGCGCCGCATCTACGCCGACCCGATGCAGCCCGAGCTGCCGTGGGGCATCGTGCGGCGCGGCAACCAGATCGTCGGCGTCTACAGCCAGGCCGACGGCGAGCCGCTGCGCCGCACCGCCTTCGCCCCCGGGCTCGAAGCCTTCGAGGGCGCCACGCAGTACGCGTCGTGGCGCTTCATGTTCGTTCCCCGTGCCAACGCGACGCCGGCACCGCCGGTGCCGCCGCGCGCCAGCCCCTCCACCGTCACCTCGTCAGCAGCCACGCCATGA
- a CDS encoding cytochrome c → MRLRGAVLALWALVLAHSLPSARAADTERGRALYEGRVAMNTVGASPMSAACAACHRPSGMGNFEGGLAVPPIAGAMLFKPLDRDTARFFPASARWRVRPAYDEASLGHLLRSGVSPDGVTLPAAMPRYRLDDADLADLSAYLRTMSQGTPPGLDADTVRVATVTTPDADPQRRDAMLATLQHFVAQKNGQSRHEAKRSVQSSRTREMVMYRKFRVWQLEHWALQGEPSTWAAQLDARQSRQPVYALVAGMGGAQWAPVDAFCARHRLPCLLPLAEAGGGRAPGFYSLHFHAGIDADAAMAASRLKAQGLRRASLWGTPGPLADRVRGVFAGQGVALVDGDQEAQAIVSLLPPAAHAARLREGDHGDRAVAWLPGTHALGQAELDASLPRTPRGWIVTPMRTGEPLDRQLLRTRLWLRGQGLESVPADVAASTLQAATVLGEGLVHLDFGFTPEYLLELLEHGLENVIPWSPYPRLAIGPDQRIASKGSWVGEVREGRVDWQWQALP, encoded by the coding sequence GTGCGGCTGCGCGGAGCCGTGCTTGCGCTGTGGGCGCTGGTGCTCGCCCATTCCCTGCCCTCGGCACGTGCGGCCGACACCGAGCGCGGCCGGGCGCTCTACGAAGGCCGCGTGGCGATGAACACTGTGGGTGCCTCGCCGATGTCGGCTGCCTGCGCGGCCTGCCACCGACCCAGCGGCATGGGCAACTTCGAGGGCGGCCTGGCCGTGCCGCCGATTGCCGGCGCGATGCTGTTCAAGCCGCTGGACCGCGATACGGCGCGCTTCTTTCCGGCGTCGGCGCGCTGGCGCGTGCGGCCGGCCTACGATGAGGCCTCTCTCGGCCATCTGCTGCGCAGCGGCGTCTCGCCCGACGGCGTGACGCTGCCTGCCGCGATGCCGCGCTACCGCCTCGACGATGCCGATCTCGCCGACCTGAGCGCCTACCTGCGCACGATGTCGCAGGGCACACCGCCGGGGCTGGACGCCGACACGGTGCGCGTGGCCACCGTCACCACGCCCGATGCCGACCCGCAGCGCCGTGACGCCATGCTGGCCACGCTGCAGCACTTCGTCGCGCAGAAGAACGGCCAGTCGCGCCACGAGGCGAAGCGCTCGGTGCAGTCCTCGCGCACGCGCGAGATGGTCATGTACCGCAAGTTCCGCGTCTGGCAGCTCGAGCATTGGGCGCTGCAGGGCGAGCCTTCGACCTGGGCCGCACAGCTCGATGCGCGGCAGTCGCGCCAGCCGGTGTATGCGCTGGTGGCGGGGATGGGCGGCGCACAGTGGGCACCGGTCGATGCGTTCTGCGCGCGCCACCGCCTGCCGTGCCTGCTGCCGCTGGCCGAGGCGGGCGGCGGGCGCGCGCCGGGCTTCTACAGCCTGCACTTCCATGCCGGCATCGATGCCGATGCCGCGATGGCGGCGTCGCGCCTGAAGGCGCAGGGGCTGCGCCGCGCGTCGCTCTGGGGCACGCCGGGCCCGCTGGCCGATCGCGTGCGCGGCGTGTTCGCAGGGCAGGGCGTGGCGCTGGTCGACGGCGACCAGGAAGCGCAGGCGATCGTCTCGCTGTTGCCGCCAGCGGCCCACGCGGCGCGCCTGCGCGAGGGCGACCACGGTGATCGGGCGGTGGCCTGGCTGCCCGGTACCCACGCGCTCGGTCAGGCCGAGCTGGATGCGTCGCTGCCGCGGACGCCGCGCGGCTGGATCGTCACGCCGATGCGCACTGGCGAGCCGCTCGATCGCCAGTTGCTGCGCACGCGCCTGTGGCTGCGCGGCCAGGGGCTCGAGAGTGTTCCAGCCGACGTGGCGGCCAGCACGCTGCAGGCCGCCACCGTGCTCGGCGAGGGCCTCGTGCACCTGGACTTCGGTTTCACGCCGGAATACCTGCTCGAGCTGCTCGAGCACGGGCTGGAGAACGTGATCCCCTGGAGCCCCTATCCGCGCCTGGCCATCGGGCCCGACCAGCGCATCGCTTCCAAGGGCAGCTGGGTCGGCGAGGTGCGCGAGGGGCGTGTCGACTGGCAGTGGCAGGCGTTGCCCTGA
- a CDS encoding SCO family protein: MHRASSPERRRSLALLLGAGLSALVPRRSGATAAARQTQLLHPKLAPVPAVALTTMRGESRRLDSELDNAVPLVLNFVFTTCSTSCSLQTAVLAQVQRELDGRGRKLQLASITIDPDNDTPEQLRRFASSFRTGPGWQFYTGRFDDLLRVQKYFDVYRGSKASHPPVLLMRRSARAPWLRVEGFPDAAELVALIESLPAAG, encoded by the coding sequence ATGCATCGCGCCAGCTCCCCCGAGCGACGCCGCAGCCTCGCCCTGCTGCTCGGCGCGGGGCTGTCCGCCCTCGTGCCGCGCCGCAGTGGCGCGACGGCGGCGGCGCGGCAGACGCAACTGCTGCATCCGAAACTCGCGCCGGTGCCGGCGGTGGCGCTGACCACGATGCGGGGCGAGTCGCGCCGGCTCGACAGCGAACTCGACAACGCCGTGCCGCTGGTGCTGAACTTCGTCTTCACCACCTGCTCGACCAGCTGCTCGCTGCAGACCGCGGTGCTCGCGCAGGTGCAGCGCGAACTCGACGGCCGCGGCCGCAAGCTGCAGCTGGCCAGCATCACCATCGATCCCGACAACGACACGCCGGAGCAGCTGCGCCGCTTCGCCAGCAGCTTCCGCACCGGGCCCGGCTGGCAGTTCTATACCGGCCGCTTCGACGACCTGCTGCGCGTGCAGAAGTATTTCGACGTCTATCGCGGCAGCAAGGCCTCGCACCCGCCGGTGCTGCTGATGCGGCGCAGCGCGCGCGCGCCCTGGTTGCGCGTCGAAGGCTTTCCCGACGCGGCCGAGCTGGTGGCGTTGATCGAATCGCTGCCGGCCGCGGGGTGA
- a CDS encoding type IV pilin protein yields MVTPMRCANPRRCRGFTMIELVIVMAMLGLLLSLALPQYMATLERGREQVLQSNLAALREAIDKFHGDRGRYPDKLEDLVTQRYLRAIPVDPFTESPTWVVVAPRDADKGGVIDVQSTMTDLNGEPRRAAAVATDAAADALPNRVAREGGSSMVVTATAVAASAPEAGGAR; encoded by the coding sequence ATGGTGACGCCGATGCGCTGCGCCAACCCACGCCGCTGCCGCGGCTTCACGATGATCGAGCTGGTCATCGTGATGGCCATGCTCGGCCTGCTGCTCTCGCTGGCGCTGCCGCAGTACATGGCCACGCTGGAGCGCGGTCGCGAGCAGGTGCTGCAGAGCAACCTCGCCGCGCTGCGCGAGGCGATCGACAAGTTCCACGGCGACCGCGGCCGCTACCCCGACAAGCTGGAAGACCTGGTCACGCAGCGCTACCTGCGCGCGATCCCGGTCGACCCCTTCACCGAATCGCCGACCTGGGTGGTGGTGGCGCCGCGCGACGCCGACAAGGGCGGCGTGATCGACGTGCAGAGCACGATGACCGACCTGAACGGCGAACCGCGCCGGGCCGCCGCCGTGGCCACCGATGCGGCGGCCGATGCCCTGCCCAATCGGGTGGCGCGCGAGGGTGGCTCCAGCATGGTGGTCACCGCGACGGCGGTGGCCGCGTCGGCGCCCGAGGCGGGAGGCGCACGATGA
- a CDS encoding PilN domain-containing protein has product MKPLPRLDFLARAPRPWAGIALCTIAAVALAAAAASAWQLQRDNRDRLAQVNERAARLLPPAPRKLTEAERVRLAQATRVAGELRAPWADLLATFEEHGKNDIGLLKLEPDAKAGLVRVTGQARNTAALFAYLRELEADPRLMHVALTTQQSERDTPGQPLRFVIQAGWRTTASAAKEVS; this is encoded by the coding sequence ATGAAGCCGCTGCCCCGCCTGGACTTCCTGGCCCGTGCGCCGCGCCCCTGGGCCGGCATCGCCTTGTGCACGATCGCTGCCGTGGCACTGGCGGCCGCCGCGGCGTCGGCCTGGCAGTTGCAGCGCGACAACCGCGACCGGCTCGCGCAGGTCAACGAGCGTGCGGCGCGCCTGCTTCCCCCTGCCCCACGCAAGCTCACCGAGGCCGAGCGTGTGCGGCTGGCACAGGCCACGCGCGTCGCGGGCGAGCTGCGTGCGCCCTGGGCCGACCTGCTCGCCACCTTCGAGGAACATGGCAAGAACGACATCGGATTGCTCAAGCTCGAACCCGACGCCAAGGCCGGCCTGGTGCGCGTCACCGGCCAGGCCCGCAACACCGCGGCGCTGTTCGCCTACCTGCGCGAACTCGAGGCAGACCCGCGCCTCATGCACGTGGCCCTGACCACGCAGCAGTCCGAGCGCGACACGCCCGGCCAGCCGCTGCGCTTCGTCATCCAGGCCGGATGGCGCACCACGGCCAGTGCGGCGAAGGAGGTTTCGTGA